A single window of Paenibacillus sp. SYP-B4298 DNA harbors:
- the cydB gene encoding cytochrome d ubiquinol oxidase subunit II, with translation MLETLWFILITVLFIGFFFLEGFDFGVGMLTPFLGKTDTERRVVINTIGPFWDGNEVWLITAGGAMFAAFPNWYATLFSGFYMALFLMLLALIGRGVAFEFRSKLESPKWRSFWDWVICIGSLLPALLWGVALANLMRGVPIDASMNYVGSFWDLLSIYSVAGGASMVLLFLLHGALFLTLKTDGVLRERARGVAQRIGAWTSGVLLLFVVLSYFETDMFTSQGLSPGTVPVLAGMALLSVHFLIKAGRDGWAFIMTGATIVLSTITVFMLLFPNVMISSLNAEWSLTIYNAASNTYTLKVMTIVAATVLPFVLAYQIWTYWVFRKRVTAEEHLDY, from the coding sequence ATGCTGGAGACGTTATGGTTCATATTAATTACGGTGTTGTTCATCGGCTTCTTCTTTTTGGAGGGCTTCGATTTTGGGGTCGGCATGCTGACTCCCTTCCTGGGCAAGACCGATACGGAGCGGCGGGTTGTCATCAATACGATCGGACCGTTCTGGGATGGGAATGAGGTGTGGCTCATTACAGCGGGCGGTGCGATGTTCGCGGCGTTCCCGAACTGGTATGCCACACTGTTCAGCGGCTTCTATATGGCGCTGTTCCTGATGCTGCTGGCGCTGATCGGCCGCGGGGTCGCCTTCGAATTTCGCAGCAAGCTGGAAAGTCCGAAGTGGCGTTCCTTCTGGGATTGGGTCATCTGTATTGGCAGCCTGCTGCCGGCGCTGCTGTGGGGGGTGGCGCTCGCCAATCTGATGCGCGGAGTTCCGATTGATGCGAGCATGAACTATGTCGGCTCCTTCTGGGATTTGCTGTCCATCTACTCAGTGGCTGGCGGAGCAAGCATGGTGCTGCTGTTCCTGCTGCACGGGGCGCTGTTCCTGACGCTCAAGACTGATGGGGTGCTGCGCGAGCGGGCTCGCGGCGTAGCGCAGCGTATCGGCGCTTGGACGAGCGGCGTGCTGCTGCTGTTCGTTGTGCTGAGCTATTTTGAGACGGATATGTTCACCTCTCAAGGGCTTAGCCCAGGGACGGTGCCGGTGCTGGCGGGTATGGCGCTGCTGTCGGTGCATTTTCTGATCAAGGCCGGACGGGACGGCTGGGCGTTCATTATGACAGGAGCTACGATCGTGCTGTCGACGATTACCGTCTTCATGCTGCTGTTCCCGAATGTTATGATTTCCTCGCTGAATGCGGAATGGTCGCTGACCATCTATAATGCGGCATCCAACACATATACGCTCAAGGTGATGACGATCGTGGCGGCAACGGTGCTGCCGTTCGTACTTGCCTATCAGATCTGGACGTACTGGGTGTTCCGCAAGCGGGTAACGGCGGAGGAGCATCTGGATTATTAA